A window of the Scleropages formosus chromosome 21, fSclFor1.1, whole genome shotgun sequence genome harbors these coding sequences:
- the LOC108941963 gene encoding serine/threonine-protein phosphatase 2A 56 kDa regulatory subunit epsilon isoform-like isoform X4 has translation MSSAATTPPSVDRVDGFSRKSVRKAKQKRSQSSSQFRSQGKPIELTPLPLLKDVPAPEQPELFLKKLQQCCTIFDFMDTLSDLKMKEYKRSMLNELVDYVTVSRGYLTEQTYPEVVKMVSCNIFRTLPPSESNEFDPEEDEPTLEASWPHLQLVYEFFIRFLESQEFQPSIAKKYIDQKFVLQLLDLFDSEDPRERDYLKTVLHRIYGKFLGLRAFIRKQINNIFLRFVYETEHFSGVAELLEILGSIINGFALPLKAEHKQFLVKVLIPLHTVRSLSLFHAQLAYCIVQFLEKDPTLTEPVIRGLLKFWPKTCSQKEVMFLGELEEILDVIEPTQFVKIQEPLFKQISKCVSSPHFQVSERALYYWNNEYIMSLIEENSSVILPIMFASLYRISKEHWNPSQQPLSSLYLNPLGQL, from the exons ATGTCCTCGGCAGCCACCACGCCTCCGTCGGTGGACAGAGTTGATGGATTCTCCCGGAAATCTGTGAGGAAAGCAAAGCAGAAGCGATCCCAGAGCTCCTCGCAATTCCGGTCTCAGGGCAAACCTATAGAACTCACCCCACTGCCGCTACTGAAAG ACGTGCCAGCACCGGAGCAGCCAGAGCTGTTCCTGAAGAAGCTGCAACAGTGCTGTACCATCTTTGACTTTATGGACACACTTTCAGACTTGAAGATGAAGGAATACAAGCGCTCAATGCTCAATGAACTGGTGGACTACGTCACGGTCAGTCGGGGCTACCTGACTGAGCAGACCTACCCAGAAGTGGTCAAAATG GTGTCCTGCAATATTTTCCGGACCCTTCCTCCGAGTGAAAGTAATGAATTTGACCCAGAGGAGGATGAACCAACACTTGAGGCTTCATGGCCACACTTGCAG CTTGTCTATGAGTTCTTCATACGATTCTTGGAGAGTCAAGAATTCCAACCCAGCATTGCCAAAAAATACATAGACCAGAAATTTGTATTACAG CTTCTGGACCTCTTTGATAGCGAAGACCCCCGGGAGAGGGACTACCTGAAGACGGTCTTACACAGAATTTATGGGAAATTCTTGGGGCTGAGGGCTTTTATACGAAAACagattaataatatttttctacG ATTTGTTTATGAAACTGAGCACTTCAGTGGGGTTGCTGAACTCCTGGAGATCCTGGGAAG CATCATCAATGGCTTTGCTCTTCCTCTGAAGGCAGAGCACAAACAGTTTCTTGTCAAGGTGCTGATCCCACTGCACACTGTCAGGAGCCTCTCCCTCTTCCATGCACAG ttggcTTACTGTATTGTACAGTTCCTAGAGAAGGACCCAACGCTAACCGAACCA GTCATCAGAGGATTGCTGAAGTTCTGGCCGAAAACCTGTAGTCAAAAAGAG GTAATGTTCCTGGGGGAGCTTGAAGAGATTCTAGATGTGATTGAGCCTACACAGTTTGTCAAGATCCAGGAGCCCCTTTTCAAGCAGATCTCAAAATGTGTCTCCAGCCCACACTTCCAG gTGTCTGAGCGAGCCTTGTACTACTGGAACAATGAGTACATCATGAGCTTGATTGAGGAGAACTCTAGTGTCATCTTGCCGATCATGTTTGCCAGCCTGTACAGGATTTCCAAGGAGCACTGGAATCC ttCCCAGCAGCCTCTTTCCTCTTTATATTTAAACCCTTTAGGGCAATTGTAG
- the LOC108941963 gene encoding serine/threonine-protein phosphatase 2A 56 kDa regulatory subunit epsilon isoform-like isoform X2, giving the protein MSSAATTPPSVDRVDGFSRKSVRKAKQKRSQSSSQFRSQGKPIELTPLPLLKDVPAPEQPELFLKKLQQCCTIFDFMDTLSDLKMKEYKRSMLNELVDYVTVSRGYLTEQTYPEVVKMVSCNIFRTLPPSESNEFDPEEDEPTLEASWPHLQLVYEFFIRFLESQEFQPSIAKKYIDQKFVLQLLDLFDSEDPRERDYLKTVLHRIYGKFLGLRAFIRKQINNIFLRFVYETEHFSGVAELLEILGSIINGFALPLKAEHKQFLVKVLIPLHTVRSLSLFHAQLAYCIVQFLEKDPTLTEPVIRGLLKFWPKTCSQKEVMFLGELEEILDVIEPTQFVKIQEPLFKQISKCVSSPHFQVSERALYYWNNEYIMSLIEENSSVILPIMFASLYRISKEHWNPAIVALVYNVLKAFMEMNSLLFDELTATYKSERQRSPVCEE; this is encoded by the exons ATGTCCTCGGCAGCCACCACGCCTCCGTCGGTGGACAGAGTTGATGGATTCTCCCGGAAATCTGTGAGGAAAGCAAAGCAGAAGCGATCCCAGAGCTCCTCGCAATTCCGGTCTCAGGGCAAACCTATAGAACTCACCCCACTGCCGCTACTGAAAG ACGTGCCAGCACCGGAGCAGCCAGAGCTGTTCCTGAAGAAGCTGCAACAGTGCTGTACCATCTTTGACTTTATGGACACACTTTCAGACTTGAAGATGAAGGAATACAAGCGCTCAATGCTCAATGAACTGGTGGACTACGTCACGGTCAGTCGGGGCTACCTGACTGAGCAGACCTACCCAGAAGTGGTCAAAATG GTGTCCTGCAATATTTTCCGGACCCTTCCTCCGAGTGAAAGTAATGAATTTGACCCAGAGGAGGATGAACCAACACTTGAGGCTTCATGGCCACACTTGCAG CTTGTCTATGAGTTCTTCATACGATTCTTGGAGAGTCAAGAATTCCAACCCAGCATTGCCAAAAAATACATAGACCAGAAATTTGTATTACAG CTTCTGGACCTCTTTGATAGCGAAGACCCCCGGGAGAGGGACTACCTGAAGACGGTCTTACACAGAATTTATGGGAAATTCTTGGGGCTGAGGGCTTTTATACGAAAACagattaataatatttttctacG ATTTGTTTATGAAACTGAGCACTTCAGTGGGGTTGCTGAACTCCTGGAGATCCTGGGAAG CATCATCAATGGCTTTGCTCTTCCTCTGAAGGCAGAGCACAAACAGTTTCTTGTCAAGGTGCTGATCCCACTGCACACTGTCAGGAGCCTCTCCCTCTTCCATGCACAG ttggcTTACTGTATTGTACAGTTCCTAGAGAAGGACCCAACGCTAACCGAACCA GTCATCAGAGGATTGCTGAAGTTCTGGCCGAAAACCTGTAGTCAAAAAGAG GTAATGTTCCTGGGGGAGCTTGAAGAGATTCTAGATGTGATTGAGCCTACACAGTTTGTCAAGATCCAGGAGCCCCTTTTCAAGCAGATCTCAAAATGTGTCTCCAGCCCACACTTCCAG gTGTCTGAGCGAGCCTTGTACTACTGGAACAATGAGTACATCATGAGCTTGATTGAGGAGAACTCTAGTGTCATCTTGCCGATCATGTTTGCCAGCCTGTACAGGATTTCCAAGGAGCACTGGAATCC GGCAATTGTAGCTCTTGTCTACAATGTACTCAAAGCATTTATGGAGATGAACAGCTTGCTGTTTGATGAACTCACAGCAACCTACAAGTCTGAACGTCAACG
- the LOC108941963 gene encoding serine/threonine-protein phosphatase 2A 56 kDa regulatory subunit epsilon isoform-like isoform X1: MSSAATTPPSVDRVDGFSRKSVRKAKQKRSQSSSQFRSQGKPIELTPLPLLKDVPAPEQPELFLKKLQQCCTIFDFMDTLSDLKMKEYKRSMLNELVDYVTVSRGYLTEQTYPEVVKMVSCNIFRTLPPSESNEFDPEEDEPTLEASWPHLQLVYEFFIRFLESQEFQPSIAKKYIDQKFVLQLLDLFDSEDPRERDYLKTVLHRIYGKFLGLRAFIRKQINNIFLRFVYETEHFSGVAELLEILGSIINGFALPLKAEHKQFLVKVLIPLHTVRSLSLFHAQLAYCIVQFLEKDPTLTEPVIRGLLKFWPKTCSQKEVMFLGELEEILDVIEPTQFVKIQEPLFKQISKCVSSPHFQVSERALYYWNNEYIMSLIEENSSVILPIMFASLYRISKEHWNPAIVALVYNVLKAFMEMNSLLFDELTATYKSERQREKKKEKEREELWKKLEDLKLKRGICSDSVIPT; the protein is encoded by the exons ATGTCCTCGGCAGCCACCACGCCTCCGTCGGTGGACAGAGTTGATGGATTCTCCCGGAAATCTGTGAGGAAAGCAAAGCAGAAGCGATCCCAGAGCTCCTCGCAATTCCGGTCTCAGGGCAAACCTATAGAACTCACCCCACTGCCGCTACTGAAAG ACGTGCCAGCACCGGAGCAGCCAGAGCTGTTCCTGAAGAAGCTGCAACAGTGCTGTACCATCTTTGACTTTATGGACACACTTTCAGACTTGAAGATGAAGGAATACAAGCGCTCAATGCTCAATGAACTGGTGGACTACGTCACGGTCAGTCGGGGCTACCTGACTGAGCAGACCTACCCAGAAGTGGTCAAAATG GTGTCCTGCAATATTTTCCGGACCCTTCCTCCGAGTGAAAGTAATGAATTTGACCCAGAGGAGGATGAACCAACACTTGAGGCTTCATGGCCACACTTGCAG CTTGTCTATGAGTTCTTCATACGATTCTTGGAGAGTCAAGAATTCCAACCCAGCATTGCCAAAAAATACATAGACCAGAAATTTGTATTACAG CTTCTGGACCTCTTTGATAGCGAAGACCCCCGGGAGAGGGACTACCTGAAGACGGTCTTACACAGAATTTATGGGAAATTCTTGGGGCTGAGGGCTTTTATACGAAAACagattaataatatttttctacG ATTTGTTTATGAAACTGAGCACTTCAGTGGGGTTGCTGAACTCCTGGAGATCCTGGGAAG CATCATCAATGGCTTTGCTCTTCCTCTGAAGGCAGAGCACAAACAGTTTCTTGTCAAGGTGCTGATCCCACTGCACACTGTCAGGAGCCTCTCCCTCTTCCATGCACAG ttggcTTACTGTATTGTACAGTTCCTAGAGAAGGACCCAACGCTAACCGAACCA GTCATCAGAGGATTGCTGAAGTTCTGGCCGAAAACCTGTAGTCAAAAAGAG GTAATGTTCCTGGGGGAGCTTGAAGAGATTCTAGATGTGATTGAGCCTACACAGTTTGTCAAGATCCAGGAGCCCCTTTTCAAGCAGATCTCAAAATGTGTCTCCAGCCCACACTTCCAG gTGTCTGAGCGAGCCTTGTACTACTGGAACAATGAGTACATCATGAGCTTGATTGAGGAGAACTCTAGTGTCATCTTGCCGATCATGTTTGCCAGCCTGTACAGGATTTCCAAGGAGCACTGGAATCC GGCAATTGTAGCTCTTGTCTACAATGTACTCAAAGCATTTATGGAGATGAACAGCTTGCTGTTTGATGAACTCACAGCAACCTACAAGTCTGAACGTCAACG tgagaagaagaaagagaaagagcgTGAGGAGCTCTGGAAGAAGCTGGAGGACTTAAAGCTAAAGAGGGGCATCTGCAGTGATAGTGTCATCCCCACTTAA
- the LOC108941963 gene encoding serine/threonine-protein phosphatase 2A 56 kDa regulatory subunit epsilon isoform-like isoform X3, with protein MDFMISSAHHVPAPEQPELFLKKLQQCCTIFDFMDTLSDLKMKEYKRSMLNELVDYVTVSRGYLTEQTYPEVVKMVSCNIFRTLPPSESNEFDPEEDEPTLEASWPHLQLVYEFFIRFLESQEFQPSIAKKYIDQKFVLQLLDLFDSEDPRERDYLKTVLHRIYGKFLGLRAFIRKQINNIFLRFVYETEHFSGVAELLEILGSIINGFALPLKAEHKQFLVKVLIPLHTVRSLSLFHAQLAYCIVQFLEKDPTLTEPVIRGLLKFWPKTCSQKEVMFLGELEEILDVIEPTQFVKIQEPLFKQISKCVSSPHFQVSERALYYWNNEYIMSLIEENSSVILPIMFASLYRISKEHWNPAIVALVYNVLKAFMEMNSLLFDELTATYKSERQREKKKEKEREELWKKLEDLKLKRGICSDSVIPT; from the exons ATGGATTTCATGATCTCCTCTGCACATC ACGTGCCAGCACCGGAGCAGCCAGAGCTGTTCCTGAAGAAGCTGCAACAGTGCTGTACCATCTTTGACTTTATGGACACACTTTCAGACTTGAAGATGAAGGAATACAAGCGCTCAATGCTCAATGAACTGGTGGACTACGTCACGGTCAGTCGGGGCTACCTGACTGAGCAGACCTACCCAGAAGTGGTCAAAATG GTGTCCTGCAATATTTTCCGGACCCTTCCTCCGAGTGAAAGTAATGAATTTGACCCAGAGGAGGATGAACCAACACTTGAGGCTTCATGGCCACACTTGCAG CTTGTCTATGAGTTCTTCATACGATTCTTGGAGAGTCAAGAATTCCAACCCAGCATTGCCAAAAAATACATAGACCAGAAATTTGTATTACAG CTTCTGGACCTCTTTGATAGCGAAGACCCCCGGGAGAGGGACTACCTGAAGACGGTCTTACACAGAATTTATGGGAAATTCTTGGGGCTGAGGGCTTTTATACGAAAACagattaataatatttttctacG ATTTGTTTATGAAACTGAGCACTTCAGTGGGGTTGCTGAACTCCTGGAGATCCTGGGAAG CATCATCAATGGCTTTGCTCTTCCTCTGAAGGCAGAGCACAAACAGTTTCTTGTCAAGGTGCTGATCCCACTGCACACTGTCAGGAGCCTCTCCCTCTTCCATGCACAG ttggcTTACTGTATTGTACAGTTCCTAGAGAAGGACCCAACGCTAACCGAACCA GTCATCAGAGGATTGCTGAAGTTCTGGCCGAAAACCTGTAGTCAAAAAGAG GTAATGTTCCTGGGGGAGCTTGAAGAGATTCTAGATGTGATTGAGCCTACACAGTTTGTCAAGATCCAGGAGCCCCTTTTCAAGCAGATCTCAAAATGTGTCTCCAGCCCACACTTCCAG gTGTCTGAGCGAGCCTTGTACTACTGGAACAATGAGTACATCATGAGCTTGATTGAGGAGAACTCTAGTGTCATCTTGCCGATCATGTTTGCCAGCCTGTACAGGATTTCCAAGGAGCACTGGAATCC GGCAATTGTAGCTCTTGTCTACAATGTACTCAAAGCATTTATGGAGATGAACAGCTTGCTGTTTGATGAACTCACAGCAACCTACAAGTCTGAACGTCAACG tgagaagaagaaagagaaagagcgTGAGGAGCTCTGGAAGAAGCTGGAGGACTTAAAGCTAAAGAGGGGCATCTGCAGTGATAGTGTCATCCCCACTTAA